Part of the Desulfolutivibrio sulfoxidireducens genome is shown below.
CGGATTTGCCCTGGCCTTGCATCATGTTTCTTTGCTTCGGCGTTTCCCGGGCCGGTGTGAACGCCAGTAAGCGCCAATGGTCTTGCCAGGCGAGGGAAACGGAGGATGCCCGTGGAACAGGCCCTGAAAAAGGCCGCATCGCTCTGGCGGGAGTCGAGGATGGCCGTGGCCCTGACCGGGGCGGGCATCTCCGTGGCCGCGGGCATTCCCGACTTCCGCAGTCCCGGCGGGCTGTGGTCCCGCTTCGATCCCATGCGCGTGGCCACGGCCGAGGCCCTTTTCGCCCGCCCGGACGAGGTGTGGGCCTTTTTGCTCGAGGCCCGGGACGTCGTGGCCCGGGCGACGCCCACCCCGGCCCACACAGCCCTGGCCCGGCTCGAAGAGGCCGGACGTCTTGAGGCGGTCATCACCCAGAACATCGACAATCTGCATCAAGCGGCCGGTTCGAAAAACGTCATCGAATATCATGGCGGCATGGGGCGGTATCATTGCCTGGCCTGCCTGGCCGATCACGATCCGAGGGAGGCCGCGCGCCTGACCAGCCGGGATATTCCCTGGCGCTGCCGGGACTGCGGCGGGGTGGTGCGGCCGGATATCGTGTTTTTCGGGGAGTCGATTCCTCTTGACGCCCTGCGAAAAAGCGGTCAATTGGCCCTTGCCGCCGATTTTCTCCTGGTGGTGGGAACCTCGGGAGAAGTCGCCCCGGCCAACTCCCTGCCCTACCAGGTGCACGGCCGGGGGGGCGTGGTGGTGGAGATCAACTCCGGAGAGAGCGCCTTCCAGGCCATGGCCGACGTGCGTATAACGGCCCCGGCCGAGGTGGCGTTGCCGCTTTTGGAGAAACGTGTTTTCGATGGGCTCTCGTGACGGGGGGCGCACCTCCGCAAGCCTCTTTTTTTCGGAAGCCTCATCCCGCCACGTGGATGGCGATCAGCGGGCGTCATAGTCAACTCTTCAACATTACATGATATCCTGTCTTGGAAGGTGACGAAAGCATTATGGATGCGTTGACGCCTCATGGCGGTTTCTGGACCATGTTGGCCGGGGCCACACCCACGGTCATCTTCGTGCTCTGCATCCTTGGATTCATGTCCCTTGGCTGCTGGAGCATCATCTTCGTCAAGCTCTTCACCCTGAGCAGCGCCCGCAGGGATTCCGCCAGGGATTATTCGGTGTTCCAGGAGGCCGACTCCCTGAAAAGCGCCATGCAGGCCCTGGGACGCCACAAACAGTCCCCGGCCTACAATGTCGGCGTCTTGGCCTTCGAGGAACTCATGCGCATGGAGGAATCCGAACTCGCCGCCGGCGAGAAGGCCAAGATCGCCATGGATAACATCCGCCGGGTGCTGCGCCAGGGGGTCACCTCGGAACTCGGCAAGCTCTCCAAGTCCCTGCCCTTTTTGGCCACGGCGGCCAACGCCTCCCCGTTTATCGGTCTGTTCGGCACGGTATGGGGCATCATGAACTCCTTCCACACCATCGGCCTGCAACAGTCCGCGGCCCTGGCCGCCGTGGCTCCGGGCATCTCCGAGGCCCTGGTGGCCACGGCCATCGGCCTTGGCGTGGCCATCCCGGCCACCATCGGCTACAACTTCTTTCTGGGCTACATGCAGTCCATCGAACGGGAACTGGTCAATTTCGCCGGGGCCTTTTTGAACCGCATCCAGCGCGAAGTGACATGGGAACCGAGGGAGCCGCGTGAGGGGCGCGACCTTCGAGCCCGGCGGACCATGACCCGCGAGGGCTTCTGACCGTGGGCGCGCAGATCGGCGGCGGACAGAAGACGTTCATGTCCGAGATCAACGTCACGCCCTTTGTGGACGTGATGCTGGTCCTCCTCATCATCTTCATGGTCACCGCGCCCATGATGACCCAGGGGCTGGAGGTGGATCTGCCCCAGACCCGCACGGTCAGCGTCCTGCCCACGGACAGCGAGCATTTGGTCCTGACCGTCAAGGCCGACGGCGTCATCTTTCTGGACACCTATCAGGTCAACCTGGCGGACCTCCAGGACCACGTCAAACGGCTGGTCACGGACCAGAAAAAGGCGCTTTTTCTGCGCGCCGACAAGAACGTGGCCTACGGGGTGGTGGTTCAGGTCATGGGCGTGGTCAAGGCCGCCGGGGTCGACCGTCTGGGCGTCGTGGCCGAAGAGGAAAAAAAGGACAAGGCCCCATCCCAAGGATCCCGCAAGCCGTAGGGACCGCGCGGTCCTGGCGACGAGCCGGAGAACATTGGAACAATGACCATCTCTTCTTAAAAAACATGAGCATGTTTTTTAAGGGCGTACCACAATGCAGGCACTCGGCTGGGTTTTTTCCATTTTTCTGCACCTGACGGTGTTTTTGGCCAGCTTGCTCTTCATCCAGATGGAACCGGTGAAGTTCAAGCTGGACGTGCCTGTCTACGAGGTGGAACTGGTCAGCCTGGGGCCTCCGGGGCTGCCTCCCGGACCTCCCGGCGATCCAGCCGCCGCGCCCGGACCCAAACAGCCGGGACCCGAGAAACTGCCGCCCGGACCGGCCGAGACCCTGGCCCAGCCCGAGGCCCCCAAGGCCGCCGCGCTTCCCCAGCCTCCGGCCGACGCCGCGCCGATTCCGGCCAGGCCCCAGGCCCCGGAACCCGTGGCCGCCAGGCCGCCCGAGCCGCCAAGGCCCCCGGAGCCCAAACCCGAGCCCAAACCCGAGCCCAAACCCGAGCCCAAGGCCACGCCCATTCCCAAGGAAGACGCCAAGAAGGAGGCGGAGAAAAAGGCCGAGGACAAGGCCAAGGCCGAAGCCGAGGCCAAGGCCAAGGCTGACGCCGAGGCCAAGGCCAAGGCTGACGCCAAGGCCAAGGCCGATGCCGATGCCAAGGCCAAGGTCGACGCCAAGGCCAAGGCCGAAGCCGATGCCAAGGCCAAGGCCGATGCCGACGCCAAGGCCATGGCCGACGCCCTCAAGCAGGCCAAGGCCCAGGCCGCGAAGACGGGCGCCGCCTCCGGCGGTGCGGCCTCCGGGAAGACGGGTTCGTCGGATGCCCTGGCCAGTGAAATCGCCGCGTTGCGCCGGTCGGTGAGCGGCGGCGGCGGGGGGCGGGGCGGGGTCGGACCCGGAGGCGGCGGTGGCGGAGGAGGTGGCGGCGGGGCCACGCTGCAGGTCTACGCCCAGATCGTCAACCGGATCATCAAGCAGAACTGGCGCTTTCCTCAGATGGCCGCGAGCGACAATCTCCTGGCCGTGGTGGAATTGCAAATCGGCAAGGATGGGAGTATAAAGCAATACCGGTTGGTGCAATCCTCCGGCAGGGATAATTTCGACGCGTCCGCGCTCAAGGCGGTGGCTGAAACAGAATCCCTTCCGCCTCCGCCCCTGCCGAGCCTGAGTGTTCTGCAACTCAACTTCAACTCACGGGAACTTGGACAATGAGCCGTATCCAATCGGGTGTCGTTTGTATCGTGGCGCTTATGGCCGCGTGCCTTTTCGCCTCCCTTCGTCCGGCCCTGGCCCAGGACGCCCTGGCTGTGGACATCCACGGGCCGGGTCAGGCCAAGATGAATCTCGTGCTCTCCCAGCCCTTCGCCGGGTCCGGCCAGGACACCCCGTCCCGCAAGCTCCAGGACCTCATCAACAAGAACCTGGCCTTTATGCCTTTTTTGCAGGTGGTGCCCCAGTCCCAGATACTCGGCCAGATAAACGGTCCCCAGGCCGACCAGATCGACTTCAAGCCCTTCGGGCTGGCCCGCGTCGACGTCCTGGTGACCTCCAACTGGACCCCGGGCGGCAATCTCGGCAACGTGGAACTGCGCGCCTTCGAGGTCTATTCCCAGAAGGTCCTGGTGGGCAAAGGCTTCGACTCGGTCACCGAGGCCCAACTCCCGGACATCGCCGACCGCTTTTGCATGGAGCTCATGCTCAAGCTGACCGGGCAGGGCGGTTTTTTCAATTCCCAACTGGCCTTCGCCAAGCCCACCGGCCCCAAAAGCAGCGAAATATGGGTGGTGCGGCCCATGGGTCGGGGCCTGTCCAAAATCACCAGCTACGGTGATCTGGGCATGGCCATAAGCCCCTCCTGGTCCTTTGACGGCGGCAAGATCGCCTTTACCCTGATCGGCTCCCGTTCCCACTACCTCGGCATCTGGTCCGGCGGCGGCAAGCCCGCCGTGCACACCATGCCCTGCACCAGCGTGGTCAGCCCGCATTTTCTGCCCAACGGCCAGATCGCCGTGGCGCTTAACTTGAGAAGCGAGTCGGCCATCTACATCCTGAACTCCGCCTTCCAGCCAGGCGCCCCCACAGTCAAGACCAACGGCATCGCCGTGTCCCCCAGCTTCGACAAAAGCGGCCGGCTCATGGCCTACGTCTCCGACGAGGTCGGCAGCCCCAACATCTACCTGCGGGACATGTCCTCGGGTTCCTCCCGGAGGCTGACCAAGTCCGGCTACAACACCAACCCGAGTCTCAGCCCGGACGGAACCCTGGTGACCTACACCAA
Proteins encoded:
- a CDS encoding SIR2 family NAD-dependent protein deacylase → MPVEQALKKAASLWRESRMAVALTGAGISVAAGIPDFRSPGGLWSRFDPMRVATAEALFARPDEVWAFLLEARDVVARATPTPAHTALARLEEAGRLEAVITQNIDNLHQAAGSKNVIEYHGGMGRYHCLACLADHDPREAARLTSRDIPWRCRDCGGVVRPDIVFFGESIPLDALRKSGQLALAADFLLVVGTSGEVAPANSLPYQVHGRGGVVVEINSGESAFQAMADVRITAPAEVALPLLEKRVFDGLS
- a CDS encoding MotA/TolQ/ExbB proton channel family protein yields the protein MDALTPHGGFWTMLAGATPTVIFVLCILGFMSLGCWSIIFVKLFTLSSARRDSARDYSVFQEADSLKSAMQALGRHKQSPAYNVGVLAFEELMRMEESELAAGEKAKIAMDNIRRVLRQGVTSELGKLSKSLPFLATAANASPFIGLFGTVWGIMNSFHTIGLQQSAALAAVAPGISEALVATAIGLGVAIPATIGYNFFLGYMQSIERELVNFAGAFLNRIQREVTWEPREPREGRDLRARRTMTREGF
- the tolR gene encoding protein TolR, translating into MGAQIGGGQKTFMSEINVTPFVDVMLVLLIIFMVTAPMMTQGLEVDLPQTRTVSVLPTDSEHLVLTVKADGVIFLDTYQVNLADLQDHVKRLVTDQKKALFLRADKNVAYGVVVQVMGVVKAAGVDRLGVVAEEEKKDKAPSQGSRKP
- the tolA gene encoding cell envelope integrity protein TolA — encoded protein: MQALGWVFSIFLHLTVFLASLLFIQMEPVKFKLDVPVYEVELVSLGPPGLPPGPPGDPAAAPGPKQPGPEKLPPGPAETLAQPEAPKAAALPQPPADAAPIPARPQAPEPVAARPPEPPRPPEPKPEPKPEPKPEPKATPIPKEDAKKEAEKKAEDKAKAEAEAKAKADAEAKAKADAKAKADADAKAKVDAKAKAEADAKAKADADAKAMADALKQAKAQAAKTGAASGGAASGKTGSSDALASEIAALRRSVSGGGGGRGGVGPGGGGGGGGGGGATLQVYAQIVNRIIKQNWRFPQMAASDNLLAVVELQIGKDGSIKQYRLVQSSGRDNFDASALKAVAETESLPPPPLPSLSVLQLNFNSRELGQ
- a CDS encoding PD40 domain-containing protein; its protein translation is MSRIQSGVVCIVALMAACLFASLRPALAQDALAVDIHGPGQAKMNLVLSQPFAGSGQDTPSRKLQDLINKNLAFMPFLQVVPQSQILGQINGPQADQIDFKPFGLARVDVLVTSNWTPGGNLGNVELRAFEVYSQKVLVGKGFDSVTEAQLPDIADRFCMELMLKLTGQGGFFNSQLAFAKPTGPKSSEIWVVRPMGRGLSKITSYGDLGMAISPSWSFDGGKIAFTLIGSRSHYLGIWSGGGKPAVHTMPCTSVVSPHFLPNGQIAVALNLRSESAIYILNSAFQPGAPTVKTNGIAVSPSFDKSGRLMAYVSDEVGSPNIYLRDMSSGSSRRLTKSGYNTNPSLSPDGTLVTYTKQMGGQKVFVMDLATGAEEQVTSGPGSDENPSFSPDGYFIAFSSTRGGQSKIYITTRHGATPVMVPTGDGAARMPSWGPLPGK